From the genome of Fundulus heteroclitus isolate FHET01 chromosome 7, MU-UCD_Fhet_4.1, whole genome shotgun sequence, one region includes:
- the LOC118563625 gene encoding heat shock 70 kDa protein 12A-like: protein MGDSFIIAIDFGTTYSGYAFSITDSIKEIEPHVKYWGDEVGLETVKTPTCILFDENEQFISFGYPAKDSYILKKSKEARQMFFFDCFKMSLYGKKFNMDLKIKAANGKSMNALKVFTEALRFLKEDALKTISNITEKKFIASDFTWVLTVPAIWDHSAKQFMREAATQAGIVSRGTEEKLVIALEPEAASVFCKRLPAEGFIAENQDENKLAQSPGTQYIVVDCGGGTIDITVHEIMEGGALKELLKASGNDLGGQTVDKKFKKFLREIFSDGVWDEYERKFPSEVQKMMYDFTLFKKQDDDAEIDCPYNLGKVAQEKKAMGEYFKGVEGASWDEGSIVISKQKLRDLFAESLNGITERLKEIFSKGLSINYILLVGGYAESQILRRRITEEFVDYCIVLCPYRPQEAIMKGAVQFGRNPAAVASRKSAFTYGVCITEIFDQLKHKEEKKIINEEGEWCDGIFMTLVTADDDVGWDEIKTEILYPTESDQTLANFTFYHTEKKQVTYVDEEGVEEIGSFDVQLPKTTLGRNREIELKVKFGFTEMTATATDKETGSTLTVKLNFMTKS, encoded by the exons ATGGGCGACTCTTTCATCATAGCCATAGACTTTGGCACGACCTACAGTGGATATGCTTTCAGTATAACTGACAGCATAAAAGAAATTGAGCCACATGTGAAATATTGGGGTGACGAAGTTGGACTGGAAACCGTAAAGACTCCTACCTGCATTCTGTTTGATGAAAATGAACAATTTATCAGCTTTGGCTATCCAGCTAAAGACTCCTATATTTTAAAGAAGAGCAAAGAAGCCAGACAGATGTTCTTCTTTGACTGCTTCAAGATGTCCCTCTATGGCAAA AAATTTAACATGGATCTGAAGATTAAAGCAGCAAACGGAAAGTCAATGAATGCACTGAAGGTTTTTACAGAAGCTCTAAGGTTCCTGAAGGAAGATGCACTGAAAACCATCAGTAACATTACAGAGAAAAAGTTTATCGCGTCTGACTTCACCTGGGTACTGACTGTTCCTGCCATCTGGGATCACTCAGCTAAACAGTTCATGAGAGAAGCTGCAACTCAG GCGGGTATTGTATCCAGAGGTACTGAAGAAAAGCTGGTGATTGCGCTGGAACCAGAAGCAGCTTCAGTTTTTTGTAAAAGGCTGCCAGCTGAGGGCTTCATTGCAGAAAACCAGGACGAAAACAAACTAGCTCAATCCCCTGGAACTCAGTACATTGTTGTTGACTGTGGAG GAGGAACTATTGACATCACTGTTCATGAAATCATGGAAGGAGgagcactgaaggagctgctcaaaGCATCTGGAAATGACCTCGGAGGACAAACTGTGgacaagaaatttaaaaagttccTCAGAGAAATATTCTCTGATGGTGTCTGGGATGAATATGAAAGAAAATTTCCCAGTGAGGTTCAGAAAATGATGTATGATTTCACACTTTTCAAAAAACAAGATGATGATGCAGAGATTGATTGTCCATATAACCTTGGAAAGGTTGCTCAGGAAAAGAAAGCAATGGGGGAATACTTTAAAGGAGTGGAAGGAGCCTCCTGGGATGAAGGGTCTATTGTCATCTCTAAGCAAAAACTGAGAGATTTGTTTGCTGAGAGCTTAAATGGCATCACTGAGAGACTCAAAGAAATATTCTCCAAAGGTCTAAgtattaattatattttattagtgGGGGGCTACGCTGAAAGCCAGATTCTACGGAGACGCATCACTGAAGAATTTGTTGATTACTGTATAGTTCTGTGTCCATATAGGCCTCAAGAAGCAATCATGAAAGGAGCTGTACAGTTTGGAAGAAACCCTGCTGCAGTGGCATCTAGAAAAAGTGCCTTTACATATGGAGTTTGTATTACTGAAATATTCGATCAACTAAAGcacaaggaagagaaaaaaattataaatgaagAGGGTGAATGGTGTGATGGTATCTTCATGACACTGGTGACAGCTGATGATGATGTTGGTTGGGATGAAATTAAAACAGAGATTCTGTATCCAACTGAATCAGATCAGACACTGGCAAACTTTACCTTTTAtcacacagagaaaaagcaaGTAACATACGTTGATGAGGAGGGAGTGGAAGAAATTGGCTCATTTGATGTTCAGTTGCCTAAAACAACCCTTGGAAGGAATCGTGAGATCGAACTGAAAGTCAAGTTTGGCTTCACAGAAATGACAGCAACAGCCACTGACAAAGAGACAGGCTCAACACTAACAGTCAAGTTAAACTTCATGACAAAATCATAA